In Sphingobacterium sp. lm-10, one DNA window encodes the following:
- a CDS encoding bifunctional aconitate hydratase 2/2-methylisocitrate dehydratase, which produces MSVYNEYIQEIEERKLQGLHPKPIDGDELLGAIIQQIIDIDHEHRANSLGLFIYNVLPGTTSAAGVKAQFLKEIILGQVAVAEITTAYAFELLSHMKGGPSIAVLLDLALGEDASIAKQAADVLKTQVFLYDADTDRLKEAFHAGNPTAIEIIKSYAQAEFFTKLPSVPEEIKIVTFIAGEGDISTDLLSPGNQAHSRSDRELHGKCMITPEAQQQIKDLQMQHPDSSVMLIAEKGTMGVGSSRMSGVNNVALWTGKQASPYVPFVNIAPIVGGTNGISPIFLTTVDVTGGIGIDLKNWVKKVDAEGNIVRNEKNEPILEEVYAVATGTELTINTKTKKLYQGDQELIDISKALTPQKMEFIKAGGSYAIVFGKKIQTFAAGLLDIEAPLVFAASKEVSVDGQGLTAVEKIFNKNAVGTTPGKVLHAGSDVRVQVNIVGSQDTTGLMTAQELEAMAATVISPIVDGAYQSGCHTASVWDKKAQANIPKLMKFMNEFGLITARDPKGEYHAMTDVIHKVLNDITIDEWAIIIGGDSHTRMSKGVAFGADSGTVALALATGEASMPIPESVKVTFKGGMKEHMDFRDVVHATQLQMLQQFGGENVFQGRIIEVHIGTLLADQAFTFTDWTAEMKAKASICISQDDTLIESLEIAKRRIQIMIEKGMENKSQVLQGLINKADKRITEIKSGAIPALTPDENAKYYAEVVIDLDIIDEPMIADPDVNNQDVSKRYTHDTIRDLSFYEGTKKVDLGFVGSCMVHKGDLKIVAQMLKNLEAQKGKVEFNAPLVVAAPTYNIIDELEVEGDWDILQKYSGFEFSDLMPKSSARTEYENIMYLERPGCNLCMGNQEKAAKGDTVMATSTRLFQGRVVEDSEGKKGESLLASTPVVVLSAILGRIPTIEEYRVAVDGINLTKFTPIEKQMVV; this is translated from the coding sequence ATGAGTGTTTACAACGAATACATACAGGAAATCGAAGAAAGAAAACTTCAAGGATTGCATCCAAAGCCCATTGATGGTGATGAGTTGCTTGGTGCTATCATCCAACAGATTATAGATATTGATCATGAGCATAGAGCAAATTCTCTCGGTTTATTTATCTACAATGTCTTGCCCGGTACAACGAGTGCGGCTGGCGTCAAAGCGCAATTTTTAAAGGAAATTATTCTTGGTCAAGTTGCTGTAGCAGAAATTACAACAGCATATGCTTTTGAGCTATTGTCTCATATGAAAGGCGGTCCTTCTATAGCGGTTTTATTAGATTTGGCCTTAGGAGAGGACGCATCTATCGCGAAGCAAGCTGCTGACGTGTTGAAAACACAAGTATTCCTTTATGATGCGGATACTGATCGCTTGAAAGAAGCTTTCCACGCAGGGAATCCAACCGCCATCGAGATTATTAAGAGCTATGCACAAGCAGAGTTTTTTACCAAGCTTCCTAGCGTTCCAGAAGAAATCAAAATTGTCACGTTTATTGCTGGAGAAGGAGATATCTCCACCGATTTACTTTCGCCAGGAAATCAGGCTCACTCGCGTTCCGATCGGGAGTTGCATGGTAAATGCATGATTACGCCAGAAGCGCAACAACAGATCAAGGATTTGCAAATGCAACATCCAGATAGTAGTGTGATGTTAATTGCTGAAAAAGGTACCATGGGCGTTGGGTCCTCCAGAATGTCTGGCGTGAACAATGTCGCTCTATGGACAGGAAAGCAGGCAAGCCCGTACGTTCCCTTTGTGAATATTGCGCCAATCGTAGGAGGTACCAATGGTATTTCTCCTATTTTCCTTACCACAGTGGATGTTACTGGGGGTATCGGTATAGATCTGAAAAACTGGGTAAAAAAGGTAGATGCAGAAGGCAATATAGTACGTAACGAAAAGAATGAGCCCATTTTAGAAGAGGTTTATGCTGTCGCTACGGGTACGGAGCTAACCATTAATACCAAAACAAAAAAATTATATCAGGGAGATCAGGAACTGATCGATATTTCTAAAGCGTTGACGCCGCAGAAAATGGAGTTTATCAAAGCAGGTGGTTCTTATGCGATCGTATTTGGTAAGAAAATCCAAACTTTCGCAGCCGGACTATTGGATATCGAAGCCCCACTTGTTTTTGCCGCTTCCAAAGAAGTGTCTGTTGATGGACAAGGATTAACCGCAGTTGAAAAAATATTTAACAAAAATGCAGTAGGTACTACGCCAGGGAAAGTGTTGCATGCAGGCTCAGATGTGCGTGTTCAAGTGAATATCGTTGGATCACAAGATACCACTGGATTGATGACGGCGCAAGAGTTGGAAGCAATGGCAGCCACTGTTATTTCTCCCATTGTAGACGGAGCGTATCAATCCGGTTGTCATACGGCATCAGTTTGGGATAAAAAAGCACAGGCAAATATTCCAAAATTGATGAAATTCATGAACGAATTTGGCTTGATCACCGCACGTGATCCCAAAGGCGAATATCATGCGATGACGGATGTAATCCATAAGGTGTTGAATGACATTACCATTGATGAATGGGCAATCATTATCGGAGGAGATTCGCATACCAGAATGTCTAAAGGAGTAGCTTTCGGTGCTGACTCAGGAACGGTGGCATTAGCCTTGGCGACAGGAGAGGCTTCGATGCCTATACCCGAATCGGTGAAAGTAACTTTCAAAGGTGGCATGAAAGAGCACATGGACTTCCGTGATGTCGTACATGCTACTCAATTACAGATGCTGCAGCAATTCGGTGGAGAAAATGTTTTCCAGGGACGTATCATCGAAGTGCATATTGGTACATTATTGGCCGACCAAGCATTCACTTTTACGGATTGGACGGCGGAGATGAAAGCAAAAGCCTCTATCTGTATCTCTCAAGATGATACTTTGATCGAATCTTTGGAGATTGCCAAGCGCCGTATCCAAATCATGATCGAAAAAGGTATGGAGAATAAAAGTCAGGTGCTACAAGGCTTGATTAACAAAGCAGATAAAAGGATCACAGAGATCAAGTCGGGCGCGATACCTGCTTTAACTCCAGATGAAAATGCCAAATATTACGCAGAAGTAGTCATCGATTTAGATATAATTGATGAGCCTATGATTGCCGATCCAGACGTAAACAACCAAGATGTCTCTAAGCGTTATACGCACGACACCATTCGCGATCTATCATTTTATGAAGGTACGAAAAAGGTAGACTTAGGATTCGTCGGTTCCTGTATGGTACACAAAGGGGATTTAAAAATTGTAGCTCAAATGCTTAAGAATTTGGAAGCTCAAAAAGGCAAGGTGGAGTTTAATGCACCACTGGTTGTCGCAGCACCAACCTACAATATTATTGATGAACTAGAAGTAGAAGGCGATTGGGATATTTTACAGAAATATTCGGGTTTTGAATTTAGTGACTTAATGCCGAAAAGCTCCGCCCGTACAGAATACGAAAATATTATGTACCTAGAGCGACCAGGCTGTAATCTGTGTATGGGAAACCAGGAAAAAGCAGCAAAAGGAGATACGGTGATGGCCACATCTACCAGACTTTTCCAAGGAAGAGTGGTGGAAGATTCGGAAGGTAAGAAAGGAGAATCTTTGTTAGCCTCTACGCCAGTAGTAGTTTTGTCTGCTATTTTGGGAAGAATTCCAACAATCGAAGAATATAGAGTAGCGGTTGATGGGATCAACCTGACAAAATTTACACCAATAGAAAAACAAATGGTGGTGTAA
- the rpe gene encoding ribulose-phosphate 3-epimerase, translated as MNTTHHHLIAPSMLAADFAHIQRDVDLVNQSEADWFHIDIMDGLFVPNISFGFPVMKAIHRYATKPLDVHLMIEKPDRYLEEFKEAGAAHITVHYEACTHLHRTIWAIKELDCLAGVALNPHTPVHLLKDILPDLDMVCLMSVNPGFGGQKFIENTYAKIRELRSLSKGVNDQLLIQIDGGVSLDNAAALIAAGANVLVAGSFVFNSANPTQTIHSLKSVDPHLKIV; from the coding sequence ATGAATACAACTCACCACCACCTGATTGCGCCATCTATGCTTGCGGCAGATTTTGCCCATATCCAACGCGATGTAGACCTGGTTAATCAAAGTGAAGCAGATTGGTTTCATATTGATATCATGGATGGTTTGTTCGTGCCAAATATATCTTTTGGGTTTCCAGTAATGAAAGCCATACATCGCTATGCGACAAAACCGTTAGATGTACATTTGATGATCGAGAAACCGGATCGCTATTTGGAGGAGTTTAAAGAAGCCGGTGCAGCGCATATTACGGTACATTATGAAGCCTGTACGCATCTTCATCGCACCATTTGGGCGATTAAAGAGTTGGATTGTTTAGCGGGCGTAGCACTTAACCCACACACCCCAGTTCATCTATTGAAAGATATTTTGCCCGATCTGGATATGGTATGCTTGATGTCGGTAAATCCAGGTTTTGGTGGTCAAAAGTTCATTGAAAATACGTACGCCAAGATTCGCGAATTGCGATCCCTATCTAAGGGAGTGAATGATCAATTGTTGATCCAAATCGATGGAGGTGTGAGCCTGGATAATGCCGCTGCGCTGATCGCCGCGGGAGCAAATGTGCTGGTAGCTGGAAGTTTTGTTTTTAATTCTGCGAATCCCACGCAAACAATCCATTCTTTGAAATCGGTAGATCCGCATTTAAAAATTGTATAG